From Streptomyces sp. SAI-135:
TGGCCGCGCCGATCGCCGTGGTCGCGGCGTTGGACTTCGGGGCGAGGGCGAGGGCGATGGTGGCGTGGCTCAGGGTCAGCGCGGCCTCCGGGAAGCCGATCATGGCGACGGCCTGGGCGGCGGCCACGGCTGTGGGCAGGGCGTTCGGGTCGGCGAGGCCGATGTCCTCGCTGGCGGAGATCATCAGGCGGCGGGCGATGAAGCGGGGGTCCTCGCCGGCCTCGATCATGCGGGCCAGGTAGTGCAGGGCCGCGTCCACGTCGGAGCCCCTGATGGACTTGATGAGGGCGCTGGCCACGTCGTAGTGCTGGTCGCCGTCGCGGTCGTACTTCACGGCCGCGCGGTCGACCGTCTCCTCCAGCGTGGTGAGGGAGATCTCCGGCTCGCCCTTGTCGAGGGCGGCCCCGGCGGCGGCCTCCAGGGCGGTCAGGGCGCGGCGGGCGTCACCGCCGGCGATCCGCAGGAGGTGGTCCTCGGTGTCCTCGGGGAGGGCGACGGCGTCCTTCAGGCCCCGCTCGTCGCTCAGCGCCCGCTTCAGGAGCCCTCGCAGGTCGTCGTCCGTGAGGGGTTCGAGGGTCAGCAGCAGGGAACGGGACAGCAGCGGGGAGATGACCGAGAAGTAGGGGTTCTCGGTGGTCGCCGCGATCAGGGTCACCCAGCGGTTCTCGACCGCGGGGAGCAGGGAGTCCTGCTGGGCCTTGCTGAAGCGGTGGATCTCGTCGAGGAAGAGGACGGTCTCCTTGCCGAAGCCTCCGGTGGCGCGGCGGGCGCCCTCGATGACCGCGCGGACCTCCTTGACGCCGGCGGTGATCGCGGAGAGCTCCACGAAACGCTTGTTCGTCGCCTTGGAGACGACGTACGCCAGGGTCGTCTTGCCGGTGCCGGGCGGGCCCCAGAGAATCACCGAGGAGGGCCCGGCGGGACCGCCGCTGCCCTCGCCGACCAGCCGGCGCAGGGGTGATCCCGGCTTGAGCAGGTGCTGCTGGCCCACCACCTCGTCGAGGGTGCGCGGGCGCATCCGGACCGCCAGGGGGCTGCCGGCCGGGTCCTTCTCCTGGCGCTCTTCCGCCGCGGCGGTGAACAGATCGGGCTCCACGTTCAAAACCCTATGTCACCGCACTGACAACGCACCGGGGCCTCAGGCCCAGAGGCTGGAACCCCAGCGGGTCAGGATCAGCATCGCGATGATGCCGCAGTGCGTGACCGGCAGGACCCAGGTGAACTCGGCGAGGAAGCGCTTGAGCCAGCCCGGGGACGGCAGGAAGGCGTTGCGGACGTTGAAGGAGGTCACGTACCAGAACATGGTGATCGTGGCGACCCAGGCCAGCGAGCACCACAGGCACAGCGCGTTGATCCGGTACAGCGACTGGAACTGCAGCCAGGTGACGAAGCACACGCCGAAGAGCGTGCCGAAGTTGAAGGTGAGCCAATACCAGCGCGGGAAGGTGGCGCGGGCCAGCAGGCTCATGCCGACGCAGATGACGATGCCGTAGGCGACCAGACCGAGCATCGGGTTGGGGAACCCGAAGGCGGCGGCCTGCTTGCTCTCCATGACGCTGCCGCAGGAGACGATCGGGTTGAGGGAGCAGCTCGGCGTGAACGTCTTGCCGCTGACCTTCCCCTCGAGGATCTTGAACTTGTCGATCGTGATGACCCACGCGGCGAGCAGTCCGGCGGCACCGGTGATCACCATCAGCAACGCGAAGGCACGGCCGGCGCCCACCGTCCGGGGCGCGGCGTCGGCACGCGCCGGCGAGGGCTCGGGCTCCGTGGAGACGTCTTTCACTGTGGTCTTGCTCATCACGCCGATCCGTCTGCTTGAGAGTTGGACCTTCTTCGGGCAGGGGCCATTGTGCCGCACGGGGAGGCTTGTCCACCGTTCGGTGGACATAAGGAAGTACGCACGGTCGTCCCCGACCGTTCGGTTCCGGCCGAGGCTCGTGGTCATGACCACACACGCGGACGAACTCGCTGTGGACGTTCGAGGACTGCCCAAGCGGTACGGCGACGTGACCGCGGTCGACGGGATCGACCTCGGCATCCGCCGGGGCGAGGCCTTCGGCCTGCTCGGACCCAATGGGGCGGGCAAGAGCACCACGGTGGAGATCTTCCAAAGCAACCGGGCCCGGGACGCGGGTGAGGTGCTGGTGCTCGACGCGGACCCGGCGCACGGCACGCGCGCGTGGCGATCCCGTGTGGGAATCGTCCGGCAGGACGAATCCGCGCCCGCCGAGTTGACGGTCGCGAAGAGCGTCCGTCATTTCGCCCGCTACTACCTCGGCGCGATGATGGCGCTGTTCCTGCTCTCGGCGATCCTGGTCGGCGAGACCCGACTGATGACCTTCGCACTCGTGCCCCAGTGCTTCATGACCCTGCGGATGCGGTGGGCCCTGGTGTGGTGGCCGAGCGACCAGGACGTCTTCTTCAACGTCCTGGTCGCCGTCGTCACCCTGGTCTTCTCGGTGGCCGTCGGCAGCTATGTCGTCCGGATCATCGAGCAGAGCCAGGAACAGGCGGCCCTGATCGCCGAGTGGGACACCAGCCGGCACGAGGTCGCGCGGCTGTCGGCGGCACACGGGGCGCTGGCCGAGCGGGAGCGGATGGCCCAGGAGATCCACGACACCCTCGCGCAGGGCTTCACCAGCCTGCCGATGCTGATCCAGGCCGTCGAGGCCGAGCTCGACCACGACGTCCTCCAGGCCCGGCGCCATCTGGCCCTGATGGACGAGACGGCCAGGCTGAACCTCGCCAAGGCCCGGGCCCTGGTCGACGGCGGCACCCCGGCCGACCTGGCCGGCGCGACGCTGCCGGACGCCCTGTTCCGCGGTCGCGGCTTCGACCCGGAGGCCGTGCACGGCGGCTACGGTCTGTCGGGGCTGGGGGCCCGCGTCACCGAGGGCGGCGGGACGACCGAGGTGGGCAGCGCGCCCGGCGAGGGCACCACGATCACCCTGCGGCTGCCCGTCACCTTCCCGAGGAGCTGCCGCCCCGAGGCGCCGGCGGCGGAACTCCGGCCGGACATCGTGCTGATGGACCTGCGGATGCCGGGCGGCGGGGGTGTGGAGTCGATCGTGCGGATGTCGGAGGCCGGGCTGCCCTGCCGGGTGGTCGTCCTGACCACCTGCGAGACGGACCGGGACATCCTGCGGGCCGTGGAGGCGGGGGCGGCGGGCCATCTCCTCAAGGACCTGCCCCGCGGCCGACTGGCGGAGGCGGTACGGCGGGCGGCGCGCGGGGAGACGGTGCCGGCCCCGTCGGTCGCGGCGCGGCTCGTCGACCAGCTGCGCACCAGGCCGGAGCGGCCCCGCCTGTCGTCCCGTGAGACGGCGGTGCTCCGGCTGGTGGCCGAGGGCTGCACCAACGCGGGGATCGGCAGGGGCCTGTTCATCGGGGAGTCGACGGTGAAGACCCATCTCCTGCGTGTCTTCGCCGAGTTGGGCGTTGCCGACCGCACGGCGGCTGTCACCAGCGCCATGCGGTACGGCCTCCTGGACTGACCTCAGCCCAGCCTCGACTCCAGCTCCGCCACGATCTCGTTGACCCCGATCGCCGACTGCTCCCCGGACTCCATGTCCTTGAGCTGGACGACGCCCTCGGCGAGGTCGCGTTCGCCGGCCACGATGGTGTAGCGGGCCCCGCTGCGGTTGGCGTTCTTCATGGCGCCCTTGAGGCCCTTGCCGCCGTAGGAGAAGTCCGCCGCGATGCCCACCTTGCGCAGCTCGGTGACCTTCGCGAAGAGGATCCGGCGGGCCTCCTCCCCCAGTGGCACCGCGAACACGCTGGTGGTGGAGGGGAGTTCGAGCTCGACGCCCTCCGCCTCCAGGGCGAGGACCGTGCGGTCGACACCGAGGGCCCAGCCGACGGACGGGAGTTCGGGGCCGCCGATCATCTCCGACAGACCGTCGTAGCGGCCGCCGCCGCCCACCGCGGACTGGGAGCCCAGACCGTCGTGGACGAACTCGAAGGTCGTGCGGGTGTAGTAGTCGAGGCCGCGCACCAGCTTCGGGTCGTCCTCGAAGGCCACGCCCGCCGCGTCGATCAGCTCACGGACCTCCTCGTGGTACGCCTTGCAGGCGTCGCAGAGGTAGTCCCGCAGCAGGGGCGCGTCCCCGAGCTGCTTCTGGACCGACTCGCGCTTGTCGTCGAGGACGCGCAGCGGGTTGATCTCCGCCCTTCGCAGGGTGTCCTCGTCGAGGTCGAGGCCGCGCAGGAAGTCCTGGAGCGCGGCCCGGTACACCGGCCGGCACTCCTTGTCGCCCAGGCTGTTGAGCAGGATGCGGAAGTTCCTGAGGCCCAGCGAGCGGTACGCCTGGTCTGCCAGGATGATCAGCTCGGCGTCGAGGGCCGGGTCCTCCGCACCGATCGCCTCGGCACCGACCTGCGAGAAGTGGCGGTAACGGCCCTTCTGGGGGCGCTCGTAGCGGTAGTACGAGCCGGAGTACCAGAGCTTGACGGGCAGGTTGCCGGTCTTGTGGAGGTTGGCCTCCAGCGCCGCGCGCAGCACGGAGGCGGTGCCCTCGGGGCGCAGGGCGAGCCTGTCGCCGCCCTTGGTCTCGAAGGCGTACATCTCCTTGGTGACGATGTCGGTGGACTCACCGACCCCGCGCGCGAACAGCTCGACGTTCTCGAAGCCGGGCGTCTCGATGTAGCCGTAGCCGGAGGTGCGCAGCGGCGCGGCGATCGCCTCGCGGACGGCCAGGTACTTGGCGCTGTCCGGCGGGATCAGGTCGTACGTGCCCTTGGGGGCCTGAAAGGTGCTCACGAAGTCTCTCGTCACATTCCTCGTCGGGGAGGGGTCTGCGAACCCTCTCCCTGGCCGGCGGCCACTTCCCGCAGGTACGGGTTGGTGGCGCGCTCCTGGCCGATGGTCGTCTGGGGGCCGTGGCCGGACAGCACCACGGTCGAGTCGTCGAGCGGCAGGCACACACGGGCCAGCGAGTCGAGCATCTCGGCCATGTCGCCGCCGGGCAGGTCGGTGCGTCCGATGGAGCCGGCGAACAGCAGATCCCCGGAGAAGAACACGGAAGGGATCTCCGCGGTCTCGGGCATCCGGAAGGTCACCGACCCCTTGGTATGGCCCGGCGCGTGCGCGACGGACAGCTCCAGGCCCGCGAGCTCCAGCTTCGCGCCGTCGGTCAGCTCCTTGACGTCGTCCGGCTCCCCCACGGTGATCTCGCCCATGAGCGGCATCCCGACGGAACGCCCGAGACCCATCGAGGGGTCCTTCATCATGTAGCGGTCCTCGGGGTGGATCCACGCCGGCACCCCGTGCGCTCCGCACACCGGGACGACCGAGGCCACATGGTCGATGTGGCCGTGCGTGAGGACGACGGCGACGGGCTTGAGCCGATGCTTCCTCAGCGCTTCCTCGACGCCTTCGGCGGCCTGGTGGCCGGGGTCGATGATCACGCACTCCTCGCCGGCGGCGGGGGCGACGAGATAACAGTTCGTCCCCCAGGCCCCGGCGGGGAACCCGGCAATGAGCACGATCGTCCTCGGTTTGTGTCGGTACGGGCGGTCTTCCGGGCGGCTGCCCCAGTGGTCAGAGCCTACCGGCGCTGCCGATTCCTCAGCGAACCCATATACGGTACGGGGCACACGCAGGCGGTCGTTTCATAGGACGCATGCGTAACGGTCGGCGGACGAGACGCATGAGGAGACAACCCCGTGGTCACCCAGGAACAGCGGAAGCGGCAGCTCGCGCGGGAGAAGTTCT
This genomic window contains:
- a CDS encoding replication-associated recombination protein A; translation: MEPDLFTAAAEERQEKDPAGSPLAVRMRPRTLDEVVGQQHLLKPGSPLRRLVGEGSGGPAGPSSVILWGPPGTGKTTLAYVVSKATNKRFVELSAITAGVKEVRAVIEGARRATGGFGKETVLFLDEIHRFSKAQQDSLLPAVENRWVTLIAATTENPYFSVISPLLSRSLLLTLEPLTDDDLRGLLKRALSDERGLKDAVALPEDTEDHLLRIAGGDARRALTALEAAAGAALDKGEPEISLTTLEETVDRAAVKYDRDGDQHYDVASALIKSIRGSDVDAALHYLARMIEAGEDPRFIARRLMISASEDIGLADPNALPTAVAAAQAVAMIGFPEAALTLSHATIALALAPKSNAATTAIGAAMEDVRKGLAGPVPPHLRDGHYKGAAKLGHAQGYVYPHDLPEGIAEQQYAPDAIKDREYYEPTRHGAEARYADAVEWTRKHLGRKRS
- a CDS encoding vitamin K epoxide reductase family protein, with the protein product MSKTTVKDVSTEPEPSPARADAAPRTVGAGRAFALLMVITGAAGLLAAWVITIDKFKILEGKVSGKTFTPSCSLNPIVSCGSVMESKQAAAFGFPNPMLGLVAYGIVICVGMSLLARATFPRWYWLTFNFGTLFGVCFVTWLQFQSLYRINALCLWCSLAWVATITMFWYVTSFNVRNAFLPSPGWLKRFLAEFTWVLPVTHCGIIAMLILTRWGSSLWA
- the hisS gene encoding histidine--tRNA ligase, translated to MSTFQAPKGTYDLIPPDSAKYLAVREAIAAPLRTSGYGYIETPGFENVELFARGVGESTDIVTKEMYAFETKGGDRLALRPEGTASVLRAALEANLHKTGNLPVKLWYSGSYYRYERPQKGRYRHFSQVGAEAIGAEDPALDAELIILADQAYRSLGLRNFRILLNSLGDKECRPVYRAALQDFLRGLDLDEDTLRRAEINPLRVLDDKRESVQKQLGDAPLLRDYLCDACKAYHEEVRELIDAAGVAFEDDPKLVRGLDYYTRTTFEFVHDGLGSQSAVGGGGRYDGLSEMIGGPELPSVGWALGVDRTVLALEAEGVELELPSTTSVFAVPLGEEARRILFAKVTELRKVGIAADFSYGGKGLKGAMKNANRSGARYTIVAGERDLAEGVVQLKDMESGEQSAIGVNEIVAELESRLG
- a CDS encoding MBL fold metallo-hydrolase — its product is MLIAGFPAGAWGTNCYLVAPAAGEECVIIDPGHQAAEGVEEALRKHRLKPVAVVLTHGHIDHVASVVPVCGAHGVPAWIHPEDRYMMKDPSMGLGRSVGMPLMGEITVGEPDDVKELTDGAKLELAGLELSVAHAPGHTKGSVTFRMPETAEIPSVFFSGDLLFAGSIGRTDLPGGDMAEMLDSLARVCLPLDDSTVVLSGHGPQTTIGQERATNPYLREVAAGQGEGSQTPPRRGM